A genomic segment from Desulfurella amilsii encodes:
- a CDS encoding biotin-dependent carboxyltransferase family protein produces the protein MKLLVKKPGLFSTIQDNGRMFYQKYGISQSGVLDDYSYKISNMLVGNKLDEAVLELTLFGGEFEVIESGTIAITGADMSPKVNNKQVPMWETLELSKGDVLYLGFAKEGCRAYIALGGGIDVPIVLGSRSTYLRGKIGGLNGTILQEGDIVSSFKTKALSNKCRLPAEFIPKYLQDNTVRVILGPQINYFTRNGVKTFLTEKFIFTNDINRMACRLDGASIEHKISGNIVSDGTPNGAIQVPENGKPIILLNDRQTTGGYPKIACAITVDIEKIAQAKPGDSVGFKAISVPKAHLIYKNYLGNIILIRNVLNSFST, from the coding sequence ATGAAGCTATTGGTTAAAAAACCTGGTTTGTTTTCAACTATACAGGATAATGGCAGAATGTTTTACCAGAAATATGGTATATCCCAATCAGGCGTTTTAGATGATTATTCTTATAAAATATCTAATATGCTTGTAGGTAATAAACTAGATGAAGCTGTTTTAGAGTTGACTTTATTCGGTGGTGAGTTCGAAGTAATTGAAAGCGGCACAATTGCAATTACAGGAGCCGATATGTCTCCAAAAGTTAATAACAAACAAGTGCCTATGTGGGAAACTCTCGAGCTTTCAAAGGGTGATGTGCTGTATTTAGGTTTTGCAAAAGAGGGGTGCAGAGCATACATAGCGCTTGGTGGTGGTATTGATGTGCCAATTGTGCTCGGAAGCAGATCTACTTATCTTAGAGGTAAAATTGGTGGCCTTAACGGAACTATACTTCAAGAAGGAGATATTGTCTCATCTTTCAAAACCAAAGCACTATCAAACAAATGCCGACTGCCTGCAGAATTTATACCAAAATATTTACAAGATAATACAGTTAGAGTTATACTAGGTCCTCAAATAAACTATTTCACAAGAAATGGAGTTAAAACTTTTTTAACGGAAAAGTTTATATTTACAAATGATATAAATAGAATGGCTTGTAGACTAGATGGAGCATCTATAGAGCATAAAATCAGTGGTAACATAGTTTCTGATGGCACCCCAAATGGAGCCATTCAAGTGCCGGAAAATGGAAAACCTATTATTCTTTTAAACGATAGACAAACAACGGGCGGTTATCCAAAAATTGCTTGTGCAATAACTGTTGATATTGAAAAGATTGCTCAAGCTAAACCAGGAGATTCGGTTGGTTTCAAAGCTATTTCTGTACCAAAAGCCCATTTGATATACAAAAATTATTTAGGTAATATTATTCTTATACGTAATGTATTAAATAGTTTTAGCACATAA
- the chrA gene encoding chromate efflux transporter, with protein MIFKKIISYNQYENNKTLDLFLSFLKLGFSAFGGPAMVVYIKELAVEKKKWIDTKTFQEGVALAQAIPGATAMQVAAYVGLKTRGIIGGLLSFIGFGFPAFLFMLILSYVYEKIHTIPQVMSVFTGLQVIVVAIVANAFLSFAKPVIKSKGEIAVAVLSFALFLVKFNPFLIIILCFLISQLFFKDKTTLDNKNFKKVNFTGIATLIFIVLTVLTFLYFFDKTLFSIALIMMKIDFFAFGGGYASVPLMLHEVVSRLHWLNSKTFMNGIALGQVTPGPIVITATFVGYLLKGLTGAIVGTIFVFTPSFVIMAFACEISTKVKDSQIFLRAKKGLLASFLGLLLFASIEFARSVDWSWTKLFMVLLSFFALYKKVNILYVIFVGAFLSVIIFR; from the coding sequence ATGATATTTAAAAAGATTATCAGTTATAATCAGTATGAAAACAATAAAACATTAGATTTGTTTTTATCCTTTTTAAAACTCGGGTTTTCTGCTTTTGGTGGTCCCGCAATGGTTGTTTACATTAAAGAGCTTGCTGTTGAAAAAAAGAAATGGATAGACACCAAAACCTTTCAAGAAGGCGTTGCTCTCGCACAGGCGATTCCAGGAGCAACTGCCATGCAGGTTGCAGCTTATGTTGGACTTAAAACAAGAGGAATTATAGGTGGACTTTTAAGTTTTATAGGATTTGGATTTCCTGCTTTCTTGTTTATGCTTATCTTATCATATGTTTATGAAAAAATACATACGATACCGCAGGTTATGTCAGTTTTTACAGGTTTACAGGTTATAGTTGTCGCAATAGTTGCCAATGCTTTTTTAAGTTTTGCAAAGCCTGTAATTAAATCAAAAGGTGAAATAGCAGTAGCTGTTCTTTCTTTTGCTCTTTTTCTTGTAAAATTTAATCCTTTTTTGATAATCATATTATGCTTTCTTATTTCCCAATTATTTTTTAAAGACAAAACAACACTAGACAACAAAAATTTCAAGAAAGTAAATTTTACAGGCATTGCAACTCTTATTTTTATCGTATTGACAGTATTAACTTTTCTTTATTTCTTTGACAAAACTCTTTTTAGTATTGCTCTAATCATGATGAAAATAGACTTTTTTGCCTTTGGAGGTGGTTATGCCTCTGTGCCTTTAATGTTGCATGAAGTTGTGAGTAGACTACACTGGCTTAATAGCAAAACTTTTATGAATGGAATTGCACTTGGACAGGTAACGCCAGGACCGATTGTAATTACAGCAACCTTTGTGGGATATTTATTGAAAGGACTAACAGGCGCTATTGTAGGAACCATCTTTGTATTTACTCCTTCATTTGTAATAATGGCTTTTGCTTGTGAAATTTCTACAAAAGTAAAGGATTCACAGATATTTTTGAGAGCAAAGAAAGGACTTTTAGCCTCATTTTTAGGATTACTCCTTTTTGCATCGATTGAATTTGCTCGATCAGTAGACTGGAGTTGGACAAAGTTATTTATGGTTTTGTTAAGTTTTTTTGCCCTTTATAAAAAAGTAAATATACTTTATGTGATTTTTGTAGGCGCTTTCCTTTCAGTTATTATCTTTAGATAA
- a CDS encoding NifB/NifX family molybdenum-iron cluster-binding protein has product MRIMIPFIGDTLSDHFGRAQDFVVYEIENSTIKDTKFCNALEHQEGTFSVWVKS; this is encoded by the coding sequence ATGAGAATTATGATACCGTTTATTGGCGATACTTTAAGTGATCATTTTGGAAGAGCTCAAGACTTTGTAGTTTATGAGATTGAAAATTCTACGATAAAGGATACAAAATTTTGCAACGCTCTAGAGCACCAAGAAGGAACATTCTCAGTATGGGTTAAGTCTTAA
- a CDS encoding P-II family nitrogen regulator, with translation MKKVEAIIKPFKLDEVKEALIEAGIGGMTIVEVKGYGRQKGHTEIYRGAEYVVDFIPKVKIEVVVKDNQLDLVVEKVIEHAKTGKIGDGKIFIYDVRKAIRIRTLDVNEDAL, from the coding sequence ATGAAGAAAGTAGAGGCCATCATCAAGCCATTTAAGCTTGATGAAGTAAAGGAAGCTTTGATTGAAGCAGGTATTGGCGGTATGACTATTGTTGAAGTAAAGGGCTATGGTAGACAAAAGGGTCATACAGAAATCTACCGCGGCGCTGAATATGTGGTCGATTTCATACCAAAGGTAAAAATTGAGGTGGTTGTAAAGGATAATCAATTGGATTTAGTTGTTGAAAAGGTTATCGAACACGCTAAAACAGGCAAGATTGGAGACGGCAAAATTTTTATCTACGACGTAAGAAAAGCTATTAGAATCAGAACACTCGATGTAAACGAAGATGCACTATAG
- a CDS encoding ammonium transporter produces MKKVLFIFFWILGVPAFSFAASAPVLNSGDTAWMLISSALVMLMTPAGLALFYGGMGRSKNILNTIGLSLIAYAVVSVVWMLWGFSFAFGPDIDGIIGSTKYLFLGGVSGSDIFPGTNIPVFVEAAFQMTFAAITVALASGSVVERVKFSSWIWFSLLWVTFIYAPIAHWVWGGGWLSKLGALDFAGGTVVHINAGVAGLVFALMLGKRKGYGTQAMPPVSITLTILGAALLWFGWFGFNAGSAGAANGLAGSAWVATNTAAAISALSWMYCEWVVNKHPTMLGAASGAIAGLVAITPASGFVNLEGSLVIGLISGIVGFLGAGAIKRFFKYDDSLDAFGVHALNGIWGALATGIFADPLINAAGKGALYGNPKQILIQAIAIAATIAYTAVGTFIVVKVVSLLTGGIRVDEETETMGLDLAVHSEKGFDL; encoded by the coding sequence ATGAAGAAAGTTTTATTTATATTTTTTTGGATATTGGGCGTGCCTGCTTTTTCTTTTGCTGCTAGCGCTCCAGTGTTGAACTCTGGTGATACTGCATGGATGCTTATCTCAAGCGCGCTTGTTATGCTTATGACGCCAGCTGGGCTTGCTTTGTTTTACGGCGGAATGGGAAGATCAAAAAATATACTAAACACTATAGGTTTATCGTTAATTGCCTATGCGGTTGTTAGTGTGGTATGGATGCTTTGGGGATTCAGCTTTGCATTTGGACCAGATATTGACGGTATCATTGGTTCTACCAAGTACTTATTTTTGGGTGGCGTTAGCGGATCCGATATCTTTCCTGGCACTAACATACCTGTTTTTGTAGAAGCCGCATTTCAGATGACATTTGCTGCAATTACCGTCGCTCTAGCAAGCGGCTCTGTGGTAGAGCGCGTTAAATTTTCTTCATGGATATGGTTTAGCTTGCTGTGGGTTACTTTTATCTATGCTCCTATTGCCCATTGGGTATGGGGTGGCGGCTGGCTTTCCAAACTTGGGGCACTGGATTTTGCTGGCGGTACTGTAGTGCATATCAATGCAGGTGTTGCAGGTTTAGTATTTGCCTTAATGTTAGGTAAAAGAAAAGGCTACGGTACTCAAGCAATGCCTCCTGTTTCCATAACGTTAACCATTTTGGGTGCAGCGCTTTTGTGGTTTGGGTGGTTTGGGTTTAATGCAGGCAGCGCAGGTGCGGCAAATGGCCTAGCAGGCAGCGCGTGGGTTGCAACAAATACAGCTGCGGCAATTAGCGCGTTAAGTTGGATGTACTGTGAGTGGGTTGTAAACAAACATCCAACGATGTTAGGCGCAGCAAGTGGCGCTATAGCTGGCCTTGTGGCTATTACACCGGCAAGCGGTTTTGTAAATTTAGAGGGATCGTTAGTAATCGGTTTAATATCTGGCATTGTGGGCTTTTTAGGCGCTGGAGCTATAAAAAGATTTTTTAAATACGATGATTCTTTGGATGCATTTGGTGTGCATGCGCTAAACGGTATATGGGGTGCGCTGGCCACAGGCATATTTGCAGATCCTCTGATTAATGCTGCGGGCAAGGGTGCGCTATATGGCAACCCAAAGCAAATCCTTATTCAGGCAATAGCGATTGCAGCTACTATTGCCTATACTGCTGTTGGCACGTTTATAGTGGTAAAAGTGGTATCACTGTTAACAGGCGGTATAAGGGTTGATGAAGAAACGGAAACGATGGGTTTGGATTTGGCGGTACATTCAGAAAAAGGTTTCGATTTATAA
- a CDS encoding outer membrane beta-barrel protein — MKRILLTAFVVLCFSTSAFAFDVKTDIGNININGTLSGYSILTDNANPTGSLDTNGEDKHVRYDISNALVNVSKTTGIVRFNVFGGAYAFPTVGVAGNKTLTDDANTGLFGPLPIAYVELDPTSFLSIQAGKLPTIIGYESAFTYQNINIQRGLVWNMEPVVSRGIRVIVATGPLTLKAGANDGFYSKDKLALEGSVGLTLGNFSTSFNVLIPNKNTPANDTAPIANKQEYDLIASYTAGKLTLGSDLLYVYSPKSSKAGFSDSAAAYGLAGFADYNINDKFSLGARLEYAFNKSTNNPNSANADLIGYGPSSKALSFTLTPMYKYKYLFARVDFSYVRINNYSEGSGFGVNGNKANQYRLGIEGGIIF, encoded by the coding sequence ATGAAGCGCATTTTATTAACAGCGTTTGTAGTGCTGTGTTTTAGCACAAGTGCATTTGCCTTTGATGTAAAAACAGATATAGGTAATATAAACATAAACGGTACACTATCTGGCTACAGTATATTAACAGACAATGCAAACCCTACTGGCTCGCTTGACACTAATGGAGAAGACAAACATGTAAGGTACGATATAAGTAATGCATTAGTAAATGTATCAAAAACAACAGGCATTGTAAGGTTTAATGTTTTTGGTGGAGCGTATGCTTTTCCAACTGTAGGAGTAGCGGGCAACAAAACTCTGACAGACGATGCAAACACGGGTCTTTTTGGGCCACTACCTATTGCCTATGTTGAGCTTGACCCTACTTCCTTTTTATCGATCCAAGCAGGCAAACTGCCTACAATTATAGGGTATGAATCGGCATTCACCTATCAAAACATAAACATACAAAGAGGCCTTGTGTGGAACATGGAGCCTGTAGTCTCAAGAGGTATAAGAGTTATAGTTGCAACAGGACCATTAACATTAAAAGCAGGGGCAAATGATGGTTTTTACTCTAAGGATAAGCTAGCGCTAGAGGGTTCTGTTGGGCTCACCTTAGGAAACTTTTCAACATCATTTAATGTTCTTATACCAAACAAAAACACACCCGCAAATGATACAGCGCCCATTGCAAACAAACAGGAGTACGACCTTATAGCATCCTATACTGCAGGAAAGTTAACACTGGGTTCTGATTTGCTATACGTTTATTCTCCTAAAAGTTCTAAAGCAGGTTTTAGTGATTCAGCTGCAGCTTATGGGTTGGCTGGTTTTGCAGACTACAACATAAATGATAAATTTTCTTTAGGCGCAAGACTTGAATACGCTTTCAACAAATCCACAAATAACCCAAACAGCGCAAATGCTGATTTAATAGGCTACGGACCTTCTTCAAAAGCTCTGAGTTTTACTCTAACACCTATGTATAAATACAAGTATTTGTTTGCAAGGGTTGACTTTTCCTATGTGCGTATAAATAATTATTCGGAAGGGAGCGGATTTGGAGTAAATGGCAATAAGGCAAATCAATACAGACTTGGTATTGAAGGGGGCATAATATTTTGA
- a CDS encoding type 1 glutamine amidotransferase, with the protein MSKALAIRHVKIEHAGLLGEVLYNMGCQIHYLDTPKGQLLEEPLENYSLVVVLGGYMGAYEEDKYPFLNYEFKIMEYALKADIPLIGICLGSQMLARVLGSRVYKGNKKEIGFFEVKKVEKHPYFDNFPDSFKVFQWHNDTFDLPEGAVRVFTSDTYQNQGFVYNKAVGLQFHIEVDENMIKEWLLEYSDEINKEGINISDILKDASVQTQILKNYTQGFGLLTKIAQGNKIL; encoded by the coding sequence ATGAGTAAAGCGCTTGCCATAAGGCATGTTAAAATTGAACATGCAGGTCTATTAGGAGAAGTTTTATATAATATGGGCTGTCAGATACACTACCTTGATACGCCAAAAGGACAGCTCTTAGAAGAGCCGCTTGAAAATTATTCTTTAGTAGTAGTACTTGGCGGCTATATGGGAGCATATGAAGAGGACAAATACCCATTCTTAAATTATGAGTTTAAAATTATGGAATACGCTCTAAAAGCAGACATCCCGCTTATTGGCATATGTCTTGGCTCTCAAATGCTTGCAAGGGTTCTGGGCTCAAGAGTGTATAAAGGTAACAAAAAAGAGATTGGGTTTTTTGAGGTAAAAAAAGTCGAAAAACACCCATATTTTGATAATTTTCCAGATAGTTTTAAAGTCTTTCAATGGCACAACGATACGTTTGATTTGCCAGAGGGCGCTGTTAGGGTATTTACTTCAGATACCTATCAAAATCAAGGCTTTGTTTACAATAAAGCAGTAGGCTTGCAGTTTCATATTGAAGTAGATGAGAATATGATTAAAGAGTGGCTACTTGAGTATTCTGATGAGATAAACAAAGAAGGCATAAATATATCGGATATACTAAAAGATGCTTCAGTGCAAACACAAATTTTAAAAAACTACACACAGGGCTTTGGCTTGTTAACTAAAATAGCGCAAGGAAACAAAATTTTATAA
- a CDS encoding DEAD/DEAH box helicase, with protein MKPTELLLPEQRFPSKAYLVNELRKAIFSWREQGYPNTTPTTRRLLQFWFSEDHIVNNELFELWFCQREGIETLIYVYEAMKKRNFIDMARDFGAGPIQGYDPSYDQYPFYAFKMATGSGKTFVMALSIIWQYFNYKKENKEDYTSKFLLIAGEKNVIYDRLTRDFKDGKIFRNLPLIPPEWQEEFDLKVILKEDLIHVILEEVLFLTNIQQLEQRRSKKKEVEEYVDNVMELPEVYNVSDIYQENRIKEVLTSCPNIMILKDEAHHIYSFEKAWKKILLGLNKNLVSGYGKGINMELDFSATPKTETGALFPWIIVDFSLKEAIEMNIVKFPLKGMVKNAKEIASTKAVERYRAWIDAGIRRWREYKKALKPLSKKPVLFFQCPENKEADEIFEYINSTVPDLKNKVLRIHTDSTGEVNKADLPMAREFAKNIDDPDPEKNPYEAIVSTLMLNEGWDVRNVNVIVGLRSYTSKRRVLSEQVIGRGLRKMFPEEDANVDKSINVLEVIGPPGLIDILEELENQEGIKFVEFDTDKSLNLTTIFLDENKLDKDIEIPILSPRILIREFYLDEIEINNLPSLKIPLENKIIEMEYVAIDMLKGMEVIKRKWELPVPKDSKSVIAYYTDQILKQLKIGGAFARFYPMVKRYVVEKLFTQEVDLEDPRVLYKLSSPEVQEQLINLFVNAFRDMTFIERKPEKRNTIKLSDTIPFVWSKLVYPANRCIFNYVPCDNNFEVDFAKFLDKAEDVKAFSKIVVKMGFFVEYRDSNGNLRLYYPDFVVSTDKDEHIIIETKGREDVDVEHKDKRIKLWCEDATNLMKSKWSFIRVDQADFEKYRFKNIKELVSAQRR; from the coding sequence ATGAAACCAACTGAACTTTTACTTCCTGAACAAAGGTTTCCGAGCAAGGCATACTTGGTTAATGAACTAAGAAAGGCTATTTTTAGCTGGCGGGAACAGGGCTATCCAAACACAACTCCTACTACCAGACGGTTGCTTCAATTCTGGTTTAGTGAAGACCATATTGTAAATAATGAGCTTTTTGAACTCTGGTTTTGTCAAAGAGAAGGGATTGAAACGCTGATTTATGTTTATGAGGCAATGAAAAAGAGGAACTTTATAGATATGGCAAGAGACTTTGGGGCCGGACCCATACAAGGCTATGACCCTTCTTATGACCAGTATCCCTTTTATGCCTTCAAAATGGCCACAGGTTCAGGTAAGACTTTTGTGATGGCATTAAGCATTATATGGCAGTATTTTAATTATAAAAAAGAAAATAAAGAGGATTATACCTCTAAGTTTTTGCTTATCGCCGGGGAGAAAAATGTCATTTATGACAGGCTCACAAGAGATTTTAAGGATGGAAAAATATTTAGAAATTTGCCGCTAATTCCACCAGAATGGCAGGAAGAGTTTGACCTGAAGGTAATCCTTAAAGAAGATCTTATTCATGTTATCCTAGAGGAAGTGCTATTTTTAACCAATATTCAGCAGTTAGAACAAAGGCGGAGCAAAAAGAAAGAAGTAGAAGAGTATGTAGATAATGTTATGGAATTGCCTGAGGTTTATAATGTTTCTGATATTTACCAGGAGAACAGGATAAAAGAGGTCTTAACTTCTTGTCCCAATATAATGATCCTGAAGGATGAAGCACACCATATCTATAGTTTTGAAAAAGCATGGAAGAAGATACTTTTAGGTCTTAATAAAAATTTAGTTTCGGGGTACGGGAAAGGCATAAATATGGAATTGGATTTCTCAGCTACACCTAAAACTGAGACTGGTGCTCTATTCCCATGGATTATTGTGGACTTCTCACTTAAAGAAGCCATTGAAATGAATATCGTTAAATTTCCATTAAAGGGGATGGTTAAGAATGCAAAAGAGATTGCTTCAACGAAAGCTGTTGAGCGCTATAGAGCATGGATTGATGCTGGAATAAGAAGATGGCGAGAATACAAAAAGGCATTAAAGCCATTATCAAAGAAGCCTGTGCTTTTCTTCCAATGTCCTGAAAACAAGGAGGCGGATGAAATCTTTGAATATATTAATTCTACTGTTCCAGACCTTAAAAATAAGGTATTACGGATACATACTGATAGCACAGGAGAGGTAAACAAGGCAGACTTGCCTATGGCAAGAGAATTTGCGAAGAATATTGATGACCCAGACCCCGAAAAGAATCCCTATGAGGCGATAGTAAGTACATTGATGTTAAATGAAGGTTGGGATGTGAGAAATGTAAATGTGATTGTGGGGCTACGGTCTTATACATCAAAAAGAAGAGTACTTTCAGAACAGGTCATTGGAAGAGGCTTAAGGAAAATGTTTCCTGAGGAAGATGCAAATGTGGATAAATCAATAAACGTCCTTGAGGTTATTGGACCTCCAGGATTGATAGATATTCTTGAGGAATTAGAAAATCAAGAGGGAATAAAGTTTGTCGAATTTGATACTGACAAGTCGCTTAATTTAACCACCATATTTTTAGATGAAAATAAACTGGATAAAGATATCGAAATACCAATCTTGAGTCCAAGAATTCTCATAAGAGAATTTTATTTAGATGAAATAGAGATTAACAATTTACCATCCTTAAAAATTCCTTTAGAAAACAAAATCATAGAAATGGAGTATGTGGCGATAGATATGCTCAAGGGGATGGAAGTTATAAAGAGAAAATGGGAATTACCTGTACCTAAGGATTCTAAAAGCGTAATTGCTTATTATACCGACCAGATACTTAAGCAACTGAAAATTGGCGGTGCTTTTGCCAGATTTTATCCTATGGTAAAAAGATATGTTGTCGAAAAATTGTTTACTCAAGAAGTTGATCTTGAAGACCCCAGAGTTCTTTACAAGTTGAGTTCTCCTGAAGTGCAGGAACAATTGATAAATTTGTTTGTAAATGCATTCAGAGATATGACTTTCATCGAAAGAAAACCTGAAAAGAGGAATACTATAAAACTCTCGGATACGATACCTTTTGTATGGTCAAAATTGGTTTATCCTGCCAATAGATGTATTTTTAACTATGTGCCATGTGATAATAATTTTGAGGTAGATTTTGCCAAATTCTTAGACAAAGCCGAGGATGTAAAGGCTTTCAGTAAAATCGTTGTCAAAATGGGGTTCTTTGTAGAATACAGAGATTCAAATGGAAACCTCAGGCTTTATTATCCAGATTTTGTCGTGTCAACTGATAAGGATGAACACATAATTATTGAGACAAAGGGTAGAGAAGATGTAGATGTAGAGCACAAAGATAAGAGGATAAAATTATGGTGCGAGGATGCCACTAACTTAATGAAAAGTAAGTGGTCGTTCATAAGAGTTGATCAGGCAGATTTTGAAAAATACAGGTTTAAGAACATTAAAGAATTAGTCTCTGCCCAGAGAAGATAA
- a CDS encoding TIGR04255 family protein, with product MGKKYKNPPVVETLCEFNFIPSQPWDLTIPGLIYEKLKDEFPDRKQQIGIGVQFKATEKGLEHKVEPALPRVQFYKKDKTALIQVAPDLLAVNQLKPYLTWNKFKPMILEGFRVYKEIVNPKGFRRVGLRYINIIEFEKADIKDYFQYYPFIPGDMPQLHGPFSTRVEFTYEEGNENLILTLSSLTPKKPDIISILLDIDYAMVVPEYISFEQISEWLDKAHERAENAFESSITNKAREIFEEEKL from the coding sequence ATGGGAAAGAAATATAAAAATCCACCAGTTGTTGAAACACTATGTGAATTTAATTTTATACCTAGTCAACCATGGGATTTAACTATACCAGGATTGATATACGAGAAATTAAAGGATGAATTTCCAGATAGAAAGCAACAAATTGGAATAGGCGTTCAATTTAAAGCAACTGAAAAAGGGCTTGAGCACAAAGTAGAACCTGCATTACCGCGTGTTCAATTTTACAAAAAAGATAAGACAGCGTTAATTCAGGTTGCTCCAGACCTTCTTGCTGTTAATCAATTAAAGCCATATCTAACATGGAATAAATTCAAGCCGATGATTCTGGAAGGCTTTAGGGTGTATAAAGAAATTGTTAACCCAAAAGGGTTTAGGAGAGTAGGACTGCGATATATAAATATCATAGAATTTGAAAAGGCTGATATAAAAGACTATTTTCAATATTATCCTTTTATCCCGGGTGATATGCCACAACTACATGGCCCTTTTTCAACAAGAGTGGAATTTACATACGAAGAAGGAAATGAGAATCTTATATTAACATTGAGCAGTCTCACTCCTAAAAAACCAGATATAATCTCTATTTTGTTAGACATTGATTATGCAATGGTTGTCCCCGAATATATATCTTTCGAGCAAATTTCAGAATGGTTAGACAAAGCTCATGAGAGGGCAGAAAATGCGTTTGAGTCATCCATTACAAATAAAGCCAGAGAGATTTTTGAGGAGGAAAAATTATGA